The Chlorocebus sabaeus isolate Y175 chromosome 22, mChlSab1.0.hap1, whole genome shotgun sequence genome segment CTTGCAGAGGTCAGTCAGCGGGGCCTGGGGACTTTGCTTTCTGGCCTCGGGGGTCCCTGGTGAATCTAGGGATCTGGGAGCAGGGGGCCCGGCTGGGTGGTCCTGAGCTCAGGGCCCGTCTCCTCCCTTACTTATGGCCTTACCATTGGCGACCGGCCTCCTACCCATGGTCCTGCAGATCCAAGGACCCCAGCCTGTACACCGTGATGGTGGGAGTCCACCAGCTCCCAGAAAACGGCACTCCACTCCCGCTCATTCGCATGACGATTCATAAGGATTTCAGCAATCTTGTGTCTCAGGACATTGCCCTCCTAAAGCTCAGAAACTCCATCCCATGGACCCCCCTCGTCCAGCCCGTCTGCCTCCCTAACATCAAATTCAAGCCATCCATTGGAAGCATGTGCTGGGTAATCGGCTGGGGAACTACAGGGAAAAAAGGTGAGTGAAGGCCGGCAGAGGTTACAAGACACTAGCCTCTTCAGAACACAGCGggctccttcattcattcattcctttattcactcattcactcagacAGCAAACATTTCCCGACCTCTTGATACAAAGATAGACCCAGTGCTCCAGTGTGAAAGACGCATGTGGCCTGCATGCACCTCAGTTCCCAAAGTGAAGTTAAATGAAATGCCAAGTGCTTACCCTGCAGCATTGCAGGAAGTGAACTCTTGGTTATTAATGGAGTTCCCATTAATGGCGTGAGGGCCACGATCTCAGGACATACTGAGGTATTGAGGCTTCTCTATCCATCTTGTTTGCTGGTTATGCTGAGGTACCCCCAAATTCCTGGAGGTCTGGCCCCTGTTGGTGCTCTCCTTGGGTCCTGGAATCTGGGAGGCTTTGTGGGGGCCTCCTTTCCAGGGGGTGCCATCTTGGGACTCTAGGGTCTTGGCATCTTGCCGGTGGCCATGAGGCAGAGCTCAGCTCTTCATCCTCGTAGAACCTGAATTACTGGAGAAATCCCCTCCTGTCCTTTGGTGCCTGGATATCACTCCAAGCCCCCTGGGACACTTTTGtgtagtcttttttattttttaattttatttatttatttttttgagacggagtctcactctgtcactcaggctggagtgtggagcgcagtggcgcgatcttggctcactgcaagctccgcctcccaggttcatgccattctcctgcctcagcctcctgagtagttgggactacaggcatgtgccaccactgccggctaattttttttgtattttttagtagagacagagtttcaccgtgttagccaggatggtctcgatctcctgacctcatgatccgcctgcctcggcctcccaaagtgctgggattacaggcgtgagccaccgcgcccggccttgtgtAGTCTTTTTTAATGAGCTGGGCTTTTTCAAAAGTTAGACTGTGGGCTGGGGCCTTTATCAATCACCATCCCAGGAAATGGCCCTCCCTCCTACCTTAGCAAATATGGACAACTGTGATGGAGATGTGCCGAAAAGCTGAGGGGATGACAAGGCTGGCTCTCTATTTCCTCAGCGACCCCAAGTACTCCCTACAGTCTTCACGAGGTGGCTGTGAGGATCGTGAACAATGACATCTGCAGACAGCGGTACCAATTCCTCTTCTTGAAGGACAAGAAGAGCTTCATCGGGAATGATGTGCTGTGTGCCCGCTCTGAATGGGGCTTGGACACTTGTCAGGTGCGGAGCGCGTGGAGTGGGGCAGGAGAAGGCTTTCATGAGTCATGCATTTTCTTTTCACACGGCACTGGGACCCCTTATGAAAatcttctggttctagatccttgaggcatcgccacactgtcttccacaatggctgaactaatttacattcccaccaacagtgtaaaagtgttcctatttctgcacaGCCACGCCAGTATctactgtttcttgactttttaaataccatttgatccagcaatcccattactgggtatatacccaaagtaataaaaatcattctgctataaacaAACatgcctgggaggccgaggtagacagatcacaaggtcaagagatggagaccagcctggccaacatggtgaaaccttgtctctactaaaaatacaaaaattagctgggcatggtggtgcacacctgtcatcccagctacttgggaggctgaggcaggagaattgcttgaactcaggaggtggaggttgcagtgagccgagattgtgctactgcactccagcctgggtgacagagtgagactctgtctcaaaacaaaaaacaaacaaacaaaaaaaccaaaaaaaaaaaaaaaaccaaaaaaatacatgcacacgtatgtttattgcagcactatttacaatggcaaagacatagaACCAACTCAAAtagccatcaatgatagactggataaagaaaatgtagtacatatacaccatggaatactatgcagccataaaaggaatgagattatgtcctttgcaggcacatggatgaagctggaagtcatcatcttcagcaaactaacacgggaacagaaacctaaccactgcatgttctcactcataagtgggagttgcacaatgagaacacatggacacagggaggagaacaacacacatcAAGGCCTGTTGGGGGTCGGGGGcatggggagggatagcattaggacaaatacctaatgcatgtggggcttaaaacctagatcattggttgatgggtgcagcaaaccaccatggcacactatACCTATATgacaaacttgcatgttctgcacatgtatctgaaacttaaagtaaaataacaaaagaaaagaaaatctccttCCCTTGGGCTTCCATTTAGCCTGTAAAATAAGGGTGAAATACTCTTATCCCTGCCCACAATGAAGGTAGCGATGGCAGTCCTTCTCAGGTTAGTTTACCACTTCTGAGCATCAGCTACATGCCCAGATGTGGGTCA includes the following:
- the LOC103227550 gene encoding serine protease 46 — translated: MTTLPPSQSPVTATARLENQPYIEGKLQGHGTEAGGVCLLGACVGLSSCLKGLGMSMSWWVVHLQQTESPNDPLSSGPWLRACGQTNVSCRVVKGKLVEVGKWPWQVSILFLGTYICSGSLIHHQWILTAAHCLQRSKDPSLYTVMVGVHQLPENGTPLPLIRMTIHKDFSNLVSQDIALLKLRNSIPWTPLVQPVCLPNIKFKPSIGSMCWVIGWGTTGKKATPSTPYSLHEVAVRIVNNDICRQRYQFLFLKDKKSFIGNDVLCARSEWGLDTCQVRSAWSGAGEGFHESCIFFSHGTGTPYENLLVLDP